One genomic region from Anguilla rostrata isolate EN2019 chromosome 2, ASM1855537v3, whole genome shotgun sequence encodes:
- the rims1b gene encoding regulating synaptic membrane exocytosis protein 1 isoform X4, which produces MAVEYPRNAVPRQASRESNNGSMNSYSSEGNLIFSGVRLGADSQFSDFLDGLGPAQLVGRQTLATPAIGDIQIGMMDKKGQLEVEVIRARGLIQKPGSKSLPAPYVKVYLLDNGAYVAKKKTKIARKTLDPLYQQALLFEESPQGKVLQVIVWGDYGRMDHKCFMGVAQILLEELDLSSTVIGWYKLFPPSSLVDPTLASLTRRASQSSLDSSSGPPGVRS; this is translated from the exons ATGGCCGTGGAGTACCCGCGAAACGCCGTGCCGCGCCAGGCCAGCCGCGAGTCCAACAACGGCAGCATGAACAGCTACAGCTCAGAGGGAAA TCTCATCTTCTCAGGGGTTCGTCTGGGGGCGGACAGTCAGTTTAGCGACTTCCTGGATGGACTGGGCCCCGCTCAGCTGGTTGGCAGGCAAACCCTCGCCACGCCCGCCATCG GAGACATTCAGATCGGAATGATGGACAAGAAAGGAcagctggaggtggaggtgatCAGAGCCCGTGGCCTCATACAGAAACCCGGGTCCAAATCCCTCCCCG cCCCGTATGTTAAGGTCTATTTGCTGGATAACGGAGCGTACGtagccaaaaagaaaacaaagattgCACGAAAAACACTTGATCCCCTCTATCAGCAAGCGCTACTTTTTGAGGAGAGTCCACAGGGTAAAGTTCTGCAG GTAATAGTCTGGGGAGACTACGGGCGAATGGACCACAAATGCTTCATGGGAGTTGCACAGATCCTattggaggagctggacctatCGAGTACAGTGATTGGCTGGTACAAACTGTTTCCGCCCTCCTCGTTGGTGGATCCCACGTTAGCGTCTCTGACCCGACGCGCTTCCCAGTCATCGCTTGACAGTTCGTCGGGACCCCCCGGTGTTCGGTCCTAG